The Pseudodesulfovibrio sediminis genome includes the window TGACTCCATCCTGATGAATGCCGGATTCATGGGCAAAGGCATTGGCACCCACAATGGCCTTGTTGGGCGGAATGGGCATGCCGATGATCTGGGAAAGACGACGGCAGGACGGGAAAATCTGTTCCGTCACGATACCGGTCTCAACATTATACAATTCCTTGCGGGTATTGAGCGCCATGACCAGATCTTCCAGGGCGGCATTACCTGCGCGTTCACCAATGCCGAGCACGGTGCACTCGACCTGACGAGCACCGGCCCTGACAGCGGCAAGCGTGTTGGCAACGGCTGAACCAAGGTCGTTATGGCAATGGACGGAGATGATGGCATCATCAATATTCTTCACGTTGTCCATAAGGTATTTGATGATGTCATAATACTCGAAAGGCTGTGTATATCCCACGGTATCCGGGATATTGACCACCTTGGCACCGGCCTCGATGGCAACTTCCGTCACCTTGACCAGGAAATCCCAATCGGAACGGGAAGCGTCTTCGGCAGAAAACTCCACGTTGTCGGTATACTGCTTGGCATGACGTACGGCCTTGTCGATCATGACAATGACTTCGTCCGCCGTTTTACCCAGCTTGTGCTTCATGTGAATTTCACTGGTAGCCAGAAAGGTATGAATACGAGGATTCTTTGCTTCCTTGACCGCCTCCCAGCAACGGTCGATATCGCCGACAACGGCGCGGCACAATCCTGCTACCTGAACGCTGTCCACAGCCTTGGCAATTGCCTGGACCGCTTCGAAGTCGCCCTGACTGGCAATGGGAAAACCCGCCTCGATAATATCGACGCCCAGTGTTTCAAGCTGCCGAGCCATGCGGATTTTTTCATCCAGGTTCATGGTTGCGCCAGGGGATTGTTCGCCATCACGCAAGGTCGTATCAAAGACATATACTCTATCTGCCATGGTATCCTCCAAGTAGTTCCTCCCTCACGGGGAGTTTGTTCATAAATGTTTGTGAATATGTATGCAACTGCCAAACACGCATGTCCAAAAAACGGAGCGTGGCAGTTGAAGGTCAGTACAGCGTACTAATATGGGATGAGTGAGAGCTAGCCTAGCTCTTCCTTGGAGCAGTCCCGTAGTAGTCGCTTGTTGCGGCGGGATAGCAGGAATAGGGTGTAGAGTGGGCCGGAAATGAGATAGCCCAGGAAGATCAGGAAACCGAGAACCTTGGGGCGGGATGCCACAAGAGAAAAGAGCAGAATCGCGGTCACCATCCAACTGAAGGGATGGGCCTTGAATGCACTGATTTCCTTGAAAGAGTAAAACCGTATGGTGCTGACCATGAAGAAGGACAACATATATACGAGCACCAATGCACCAACCGAAACAACGGAGTGCATATACTCCTGCGGAACGAATTCGCTGAAGAGGACCAAGGTGGCCATGGTGCAGGCTGCCGCAGGGATGGGCAAACCGACAAAGTGTTTCTTGTCACTGGTGGATGCCTGGACATTGAAACGGGCCAAACGGAGCGCGCCGCAGGCCATAAAGAGGAAGGCGGCCATGAGACCGAGCCTGCCGAAGTCGTTGAGAATCCACAAATACGACATGACAGCCGGGACAACGCCAAATGCGACCAGATCGGCCAGCGAGTCGAGTTGAACGCCAAATTCACTTGTCGTTCCGGTCATACGGGCTACTTTACCATCCAGACCATCGAACACACAGCTTGCGAGAATGCACAGGGCGCAGGAGGAGTAATCCCCCTGGATGGCCCAGGTCAGACCCAAAAAGCCGATGAACAAGCTGGTCGTGGTCAGCAGGTTCGGCAAAAGATAGACGCTTTTATGTCGCGGCAATTTCTTTTCGTTAGCCATGATAAGTAGTTACGTAAGAGTCCCTCAGTTTATGCCTTGCGTTTAACCGCCAAAGCTGTTTCGCCAGCAATGACCTTCTGGCCGACGCTGACAATGGGAGCATATCCATCAGGCATGTAAAGGTCAACTCTGGAACCAAACTTAATCAAACCGAACCGTTCGCCGCGCTTGAGTTTATCTGCGGGCTCTGCCCAGCAGACGATACGACGAGCAATGAGACCGGCAATCTGGACCATGGTAAAGCGTTGGTTGCCCTTGCCTGTAACCACAACGACGTTGCGCTCATTGTCCTCTGACGCCTTGTCAAAAGAAGCGTTGACAAACTTGCCGGGGATATAGCGAATAGTCTCGATCTTGCCGGATACGGGCATGCGATTCACATGCACATTAAAAACATTCATGAAAATGGCGATGACCTGACGCTCTTCTCCGGAAACCGGGTCCTTCTCACGAGCGATTTTGATAACCTTGCCGTCAGCAGGCGAGCTTACTGCCTCGGCATCTTCGGGGCCGACACGTTCAGGATCACGGAAAAAATGGCCGATAAAACACGTCAGCCCAAGGCCGATAAGCATTACGGGCCACCAGCCCATGATGGCAAAAAGCAGTGTGGTAAACGCAGATATGATAATATAGGGCAGCCCTTCCAGGGCGACGCCAGCAGACGGTTTCAACATGACGGCACATGCTCCTTTTGTCGTTTTTTCAGGTCTCTACCTTCAAGGCAGGCAAACCGCAAGTTTGTTTTTACAATATAAACGACCCAACGTATACCCGGCGCATGACATGGTTCTTCCTCTCCCTGGCCGCGGCCTTTTGCATGGCCTCCAACTCCGCGTGGTTAAAACGTTTTTTTTCCGATGTTTCACCATGGGAAATGTCTGTGATTCCTTTTTTCTATGCCATGCCTCTGTGCGGAGTCACCCTCTTTTTCATTGATATTCCTGAAATTAAGCCGGAATTCTATACTGCACTGATATGGGTGCTCCCTGTAACAGCGATAGGCTTCATACTCCATTTCCGAGCCATTCACATCTCGCCGCTTTCGTTGACGCTGCCCTTTCTGAGCTTCACTCCGGTCTTTGTTCTTTTCACGGGAGACCTGATTCTGCATGAATCACTCAGCGCTGCCGGTATCAGCGGCATGCTGCTTGTGGTCGTTGGCGGATATGTACTCAATCTGGACTCGACCCGATATGGATGGTTCGGTCCCATCAAGGCAATATTCAAGGAACCAGGGTCAGCTATCATGCTGCTGGTTTCCGCTCTCTACGGACTCTCCTCCGTAGGCGGCAAGGTCATGGTCATCAACTCCTCAGCCATGTTTGCCGCCATGTTCCTGTTCGGACTGTATGGCACCATCCTGCCCTTGATCCTTGTGGCCGTGGGCAAAGTGCAGTTCAAAAACATCATCCGCAAACCGTTGCTCGGCATGGGGTCTGGAATCATTGTATTCATTGAAATTGTCAGCCACAACCTGGCCATCTCAATGGTCGCGGCCGCCTACATGATTACTATCAAGCGGATGGCTGGCATTTTTTCGGTCATATACGGATGGGTACTCTTTCACGAACGCGGTATTCGCTACCGCCTTATGGGGACGGCCATCATGACTG containing:
- a CDS encoding 2-isopropylmalate synthase; the encoded protein is MADRVYVFDTTLRDGEQSPGATMNLDEKIRMARQLETLGVDIIEAGFPIASQGDFEAVQAIAKAVDSVQVAGLCRAVVGDIDRCWEAVKEAKNPRIHTFLATSEIHMKHKLGKTADEVIVMIDKAVRHAKQYTDNVEFSAEDASRSDWDFLVKVTEVAIEAGAKVVNIPDTVGYTQPFEYYDIIKYLMDNVKNIDDAIISVHCHNDLGSAVANTLAAVRAGARQVECTVLGIGERAGNAALEDLVMALNTRKELYNVETGIVTEQIFPSCRRLSQIIGMPIPPNKAIVGANAFAHESGIHQDGVIKNRLTYEIMTPDSIGRTSNDIVIGKHSGSHAVKKKAEELGYSLDEEQIQILFKAVKDLADKKEQVFDEDVEALILENVYRRLDRFRLVDMSVFSGTGDVPPHAATVMEFGAEGEAEVKRTSKFGEGSIDAAFQSIYSLVGISPKLEVYSVNAVTEGSDALASVAVRIEHDNVKAVGRANDGDVVKASALAMVNALNRLEKAKEEK
- the pssA gene encoding CDP-diacylglycerol--serine O-phosphatidyltransferase, with amino-acid sequence MANEKKLPRHKSVYLLPNLLTTTSLFIGFLGLTWAIQGDYSSCALCILASCVFDGLDGKVARMTGTTSEFGVQLDSLADLVAFGVVPAVMSYLWILNDFGRLGLMAAFLFMACGALRLARFNVQASTSDKKHFVGLPIPAAACTMATLVLFSEFVPQEYMHSVVSVGALVLVYMLSFFMVSTIRFYSFKEISAFKAHPFSWMVTAILLFSLVASRPKVLGFLIFLGYLISGPLYTLFLLSRRNKRLLRDCSKEELG
- a CDS encoding phosphatidylserine decarboxylase family protein, which codes for MLKPSAGVALEGLPYIIISAFTTLLFAIMGWWPVMLIGLGLTCFIGHFFRDPERVGPEDAEAVSSPADGKVIKIAREKDPVSGEERQVIAIFMNVFNVHVNRMPVSGKIETIRYIPGKFVNASFDKASEDNERNVVVVTGKGNQRFTMVQIAGLIARRIVCWAEPADKLKRGERFGLIKFGSRVDLYMPDGYAPIVSVGQKVIAGETALAVKRKA
- a CDS encoding DMT family transporter gives rise to the protein MTWFFLSLAAAFCMASNSAWLKRFFSDVSPWEMSVIPFFYAMPLCGVTLFFIDIPEIKPEFYTALIWVLPVTAIGFILHFRAIHISPLSLTLPFLSFTPVFVLFTGDLILHESLSAAGISGMLLVVVGGYVLNLDSTRYGWFGPIKAIFKEPGSAIMLLVSALYGLSSVGGKVMVINSSAMFAAMFLFGLYGTILPLILVAVGKVQFKNIIRKPLLGMGSGIIVFIEIVSHNLAISMVAAAYMITIKRMAGIFSVIYGWVLFHERGIRYRLMGTAIMTVGAALIALYG